ttctctctctctctttctgtctctctctctctctctctctctctctctttctcactctctctctctctctctctctgtgtctctctctctctgtgtgtctctctctctctgtctgtctctctctgtgtgtctctctctctgtctctctctctgtgtgtgtctctctctctctgtctctgtctctgtctctgtctctctctctctctgcctctgtgtctgtctctctgtctgtctctgtctgtctctgtctgtctctctctctctctctgtgtgtgtgtgtgtgtgtgtgcctgtttgtctttctgcttgACTGCACAGCTCCGTGCCTGTTTATCTGAGTGCctatctgtcagtttgtttggCTCTCCAACACACCTTTTTTGAAAATAACAACCCCCAAAAAAGTTTGGTTTTATTAATTCGAAAGCTCACTAATGTTTGCTTTTAACATTTTGCAAAGTTTACGTCCACGTGTATAATCGCCCAGGGAAAAAAACTTCTTTTAGAAAATTGAAATTGTTTCGTATGATTACCTGTACTTTTCCGACAAATAAACACGGGAACTGCTTTGTAAGTTGTTTTGATAAAAAAACACAACTGGAAAACAATTTGAAATGTCTCTTTCAGGTTTAGTAGTTTGTCGGTAGTTCAAGCAATGTCTGTTAACCAACATAAAATAATTGCTATTTTAGGCTACATGCAAACAAAaggatacataaagatacataaagaAGTGTATGTAAAAGCACTTACATATTGACGCTGAATGAACAACCAATAGCGTTAAACGTACCTACAATATACACGCATAATAAAGTCAACAGAAATACGACGATCTACTTGCACAGTACAGTTGAAGCTACTAacgaaacacaacaataatatacACAAAGGAACAGTATAATTACACATCACAGACACAACGTAATAtactacacaatacacacacacacatcacacaatgAACTTACAGAAAATAGAGATAACGCAATAagatatacataacacatacaacaGAATCAACTTAGCTTTTAATCCACATACAACAAAATCAACTTAGATATTATTGCACATATAACAGAATCAACAGATATTAATCCGCATACAACAGAATCAACAGATATTAATCCACATACAACAGAATCAACAGATATTAATCCACATACAGCAGAATCAACAGATATTAATCCACATACAACAGAATCAACAGATATTAATCCACATACAACAGAATTAACAGACATTAATGCACATACAACAGAATCAACAGATATTAATCCACATACAACAGAATCAACAGATATTAATCCACATGCAACAGAATCAACAGATATTAATCCACATACAACAGAATCAACAGATATTAATCCACATACAACAGAATCAACAGATATTAATCCACATGCAACAGAATTAACAGACATTAATGCACATACAACAGAATCAACAGATATTAATCCACATGCAACAGAATCAACAGATATTAATCCACATACAACAGAATCAACAGATATTAATCCACATGCAACAGAATCAACAGATATTAATCCACATACAACAGAATCAACAGATATTAATCCACATACAACAGAATCAACAGATATTAATCCACATACAACAAAATCAACAGATATTAATCCACATACAACAGAATCAACAGATATTAATCCACATGCAACAGAATCAACAGATATTAATCCACATACAACAGAATCAACATAGATATGATTNNNNNNNNNNNNNNNNNNNNNNNNNNNNNNNNNNNNNNNNNNNNNNNNNNNNNNNNNNNNNNNNNNNNNNNNNNNNNNNNNNNNNNNNNNNNNNNNNNNNNNNNNNNNNNNNNNNNNNNNNNNNNNNNNNNNNNNNNNNNNNNNNNNNNNNNNNNNNNNNNNNNNNNNNNNNNNNNNNNNNNNNNNNNNNNNNNNNNNNNNNNNNNNNNNNNNNNNNNNNNNNNNNNNNNNNNNNNNNNNNNNNNNNNNNNNNNNNNNNNNNNNNNNNNNNNNNNNNNNNNNNNNNNNNNNNNNNNNNNNNNNNNNNNNNNNNNNNNNNNNNNNNNNNNNNNNNNNNNNNNNNNNNNNNNNNNNNNNNNNNNNNNNNNNNNNNNNNNNNNNNNNNNNNNNNNNNNNNNNNNNNNNNNNNNNNNNNNNNNNNNNNNNNNNNNNNNNNNNNNNNNNNNNNNNNNNNNNNNNNNNNNNNNNNNNNNNNNNNNNNNNNNNNNNNNNNNNNNNNNGgtcaaggggggaggagggaaggcatgaaagggtcaaggggggagagggtcaaggggggagagggtcaaggggggaggggagagggtcagaggaggggagagggtcaaggcctgaaagggtcaaggggggagagggtcaaggcctgaaagggtcaagggggggagagggtcaaggggggagagggtcaaggcctgaaagggtcaaggggggagagggtcaaggcctgaaagggtcaaggggggagagggtcaaggggggagagggtcaaggcctggaagggtcaaggggggagagggtcaaggggggagagggtcaagaaggtgggggagagggtcaaggcgggagagggtcaaggggggagagggtcaagggggggggtcaaggggggagagggtcaaggagggagagggtcaatgggggtcaaggcctgaaagggtcaaggggggagagggtcaaggggggagagggtcaaggcctggaggagagggtcaaggcctgaaagggtcaaggggggagagggtcaaggcctgaaagggtcaaggggggagagggtcgaggggggagagggtcaaggcctggaagggtcaaggggggagagggtcaaggggggagagggtcaaggcctgaaagggtcaaggggggagagggtcaaggcctgaaagggtcaaggggggagagggtcaaggggggagagggtcaagggaggagagggtcaaggggggagagggtcaaggcctgaaagggtcagagaagggtcaaggggggagagggtcaaggcctgaaagggtcaaggggggagagggtcaaggggggagagggtcaaggcctgaaagggtcaaggggggagagggtcaaggggggagagggtcaaggcctggaagggtcaaggcctgaaagggtcaaggggggagagggtcaaggcctgagagggtcaaggggggagagggtcaaggggggagagggtcaaggcctgaaagggtcaaggggggagagggtcaaggcctgaaagggtcaaggcctgaaagggtcaaggcctggagagggtcaaggggggagagggtcaaggggggagagggtcaaggggggagagggtcaaggggggaaagggtcaaggcctgaaagggtcaaggcctggaagggtcaaggggggagagggtcaagggggagagggtcaaggggggagagggtcaaggggggagagggtcaaggcctggagagggtcaaggggggagagggtcaagggggagagggtcaaggggggagagggtcaaggggggagagggtcaaggggggagagggtcaaggcctgaaagggtcaaggaggagagggtcaaggcctgaaagggtcaaggcctgaaagggtcaaggcctggaagggtcaaggggggagagggtcaaggcctgaaagggtcaagggaggagagggtcaaggcctgaaagggtcaaggcctgaaagggtcaaGGCCTGGAAGGGTCAAGgtgggagagggtcaaggggggagagggtcaaggggggagagggtcaaggggggagagggtcaaggggggagaggggcaaggcgggagggggccaaggggggagagggtcaaggccaGAAAGggccaaggggggagagggtcatggcctgaaagggtcaaggtgggagagggtcaaggcctgaaagggtcaaggtgggagagggtcaaggcctgaaagggtcaagggggagagggtcaaggggggagagggtcaaggggggagagggtcaaggcctgaaagggtcaagg
This portion of the Penaeus vannamei isolate JL-2024 chromosome 11, ASM4276789v1, whole genome shotgun sequence genome encodes:
- the LOC138863225 gene encoding uncharacterized protein, translated to MVFPESTDINPHTTESTDINPHTAESTDINPHTTESTDINPHTTELTDINAHTTESTDINPHTTESTDINPHATESTDINPHTTESTDINPHTTESTDINPHATELTDINAHTTESTDINPHATESTDINPHTTESTDINPHATESTDINPHTTESTDINPHTTESTDINPHTTKSTDINPHTTESTDINPHATESTDINPHTTEST